The following proteins are co-located in the Synechococcus sp. PROS-U-1 genome:
- a CDS encoding HpsJ family protein — protein sequence MTGTETGRLAPLLRWLGLTLVVILVLQMVAVLVGVDWSADASRPQVAGPLVALAPLGLAGLLICLIGSRLDHPQQQRSPLRLLIAVLSALLALGMVVAVPMSLDGGAGDVARLRNLEQGREALKDARAFRADEAQVTSLGEQLAQAGQLAADATDEDKLRAAEKMVDDQIAQMETQLKTVEAGQARESRQRFIGGTITAVVLAVAFVLLAFTAVL from the coding sequence GTGACCGGAACCGAGACAGGACGACTCGCACCTTTGCTGCGGTGGCTTGGCTTGACCCTTGTGGTGATTCTGGTGCTGCAGATGGTGGCTGTGTTGGTTGGCGTTGACTGGAGTGCGGATGCTTCCCGCCCGCAGGTCGCCGGCCCTCTGGTGGCACTGGCTCCTCTGGGCTTGGCCGGCTTGTTGATCTGTCTGATTGGGTCACGGTTGGATCATCCTCAGCAGCAGCGCAGTCCTCTGCGCCTGCTCATCGCTGTTCTTTCAGCACTGTTGGCTCTCGGCATGGTGGTTGCTGTCCCCATGTCTCTCGATGGCGGTGCAGGTGACGTGGCTCGCCTGCGCAATCTTGAGCAGGGTCGTGAAGCTCTTAAGGATGCTCGGGCCTTCCGGGCTGATGAAGCACAGGTGACGTCCCTGGGCGAGCAGCTGGCTCAGGCCGGTCAACTTGCTGCGGATGCCACCGATGAGGACAAGCTGAGGGCGGCGGAAAAAATGGTGGACGATCAGATCGCCCAGATGGAAACACAACTCAAGACCGTTGAGGCCGGCCAGGCTCGCGAATCCAGGCAGCGGTTCATTGGTGGAACCATCACTGCTGTGGTCCTCGCCGTTGCATTTGTGCTTCTCGCTTTCACGGCAGTGCTCTGA
- a CDS encoding DUF502 domain-containing protein, giving the protein MVESNPRPDLPLSARLRQDLKNDLIAGLLVVIPLATTIWLSTIVSRFVLAFLTSIPKQFNPFITLNPLLQDLINLALGLTVPLMGILLIGLMARNIVGRWLLEFGEGTLSRIPLAGSVYKTLKQLLETFLRDNSTRFRRVVLVEYPREGLFSVGFVTGEVGPSLQSDLKEPLLSVFIPTAPNPTTGWYTLVPAGSVRELEISVEEAFRTIISAGIVNPDDREAPVNRSFSSLMAQLRASASPSS; this is encoded by the coding sequence TTGGTCGAGTCCAATCCCAGACCTGATCTGCCGCTGTCCGCAAGACTTCGGCAGGATCTGAAAAACGACCTGATCGCAGGGTTGCTCGTGGTGATCCCACTGGCGACCACCATCTGGCTGTCAACAATCGTCAGTCGCTTTGTTCTGGCGTTTCTGACGTCGATTCCGAAGCAGTTCAACCCCTTCATCACCCTGAATCCACTGCTTCAGGATCTGATCAATCTGGCTCTCGGTCTCACGGTGCCTCTGATGGGCATCCTTCTGATTGGGTTGATGGCCCGAAACATTGTGGGCCGCTGGTTGCTGGAGTTCGGTGAAGGCACCCTGAGCCGTATTCCCCTGGCTGGATCGGTCTACAAAACCTTGAAGCAGTTGCTGGAGACCTTTCTTCGCGACAATTCCACCCGCTTCCGACGAGTTGTTCTCGTGGAATACCCCAGAGAGGGCTTGTTCAGCGTTGGTTTTGTGACCGGTGAGGTGGGTCCCTCACTTCAGTCCGATCTGAAGGAGCCCCTGTTGAGTGTGTTTATTCCCACTGCTCCAAATCCAACCACCGGGTGGTACACCCTTGTTCCTGCGGGGTCCGTCCGTGAGCTTGAGATCAGTGTTGAAGAGGCCTTCCGAACGATTATTTCGGCTGGCATCGTCAACCCCGATGACCGGGAAGCACCCGTGAATCGCAGTTTCTCCAGCCTCATGGCCCAGTTGCGGGCTTCTGCATCTCCTTCCAGCT
- a CDS encoding tetratricopeptide repeat protein has translation MLRRIRFSRTLAVALLILGGWFGAPAANALIPYVYLPTEEELKGSSIGIGRTAAQLLQLGQAKDAARLAALAVRLNPNDERFWSILAEAQLRNNDLKDASRSLARAKQLNPEKAGLWFAEAAIALRAERPDDAVPLIARGLQLDPNNAAAYFDLGNARIMQDELPRALESFEKATALKPEFWEALNNQALVLYELGQRQEAVRRWRRVLKLEANPEPMLALAAALHQLGEHTEAIQLASTALAKNPNYVLPLHQAEQLWGRRIREATAQLLSEPELTNSVERAQANATWKKSQ, from the coding sequence GTGCTGCGTCGAATTCGCTTCAGTCGAACACTGGCGGTTGCACTGCTCATCCTGGGCGGTTGGTTCGGCGCACCAGCAGCCAACGCCCTAATCCCCTACGTCTATCTGCCCACAGAGGAGGAACTCAAAGGTTCATCGATCGGCATTGGGCGAACCGCTGCGCAATTACTTCAGCTGGGGCAAGCCAAGGATGCCGCTCGACTCGCAGCTCTAGCGGTCCGGCTCAACCCGAATGACGAACGGTTCTGGTCGATCCTGGCGGAGGCACAACTCCGCAACAACGACCTCAAGGATGCAAGCCGGTCTCTGGCCCGCGCCAAGCAGCTCAATCCCGAAAAAGCCGGCCTTTGGTTTGCCGAAGCAGCGATTGCCCTGCGGGCAGAGCGACCGGATGATGCCGTTCCGTTGATTGCCCGCGGACTCCAGTTGGATCCGAACAACGCTGCGGCCTATTTCGACCTCGGCAACGCCAGGATCATGCAGGACGAACTGCCCCGAGCCCTTGAATCGTTCGAAAAAGCCACCGCACTGAAGCCGGAGTTCTGGGAAGCTTTAAACAACCAAGCTCTCGTTCTTTATGAGCTGGGCCAGCGTCAAGAGGCGGTGCGTCGCTGGCGCCGGGTGTTGAAGTTGGAGGCCAATCCAGAACCCATGCTGGCCCTGGCTGCAGCCCTACATCAACTGGGCGAGCACACAGAAGCGATTCAGCTGGCTTCCACAGCACTGGCCAAGAATCCCAACTACGTCTTGCCGTTGCACCAAGCAGAACAGCTGTGGGGTCGTCGCATCCGTGAAGCGACGGCACAATTGCTCAGTGAGCCGGAACTAACCAACAGTGTGGAACGGGCACAAGCCAACGCGACGTGGAAGAAAAGCCAGTGA
- the queG gene encoding tRNA epoxyqueuosine(34) reductase QueG has protein sequence MKGHVTEQQTRLSKALKRRAAEEGFNPVGIARIPGSPRLQLRTEALQRWLDHGHQADMAWMAAPRRRDPTLLLEGVNSVLAVGLNYYVNTKPSPESLKVARYGWGRDYHRVVDQRLRRIGRWLSEQRPDCGWRACVDAAPLLDKAWAEEAGLGWIGKHSNLIHPQRGSWMVIGHLLITEPLDADPPARSLCGRCTACIDACPTDAIREPFVVDARRCLAFHTIENRADELPENIQAALGPWVAGCDICQDVCPWNHRTLPHSNDPEVQPRPWLLNLSQENVQEWDDEVWDQNLRGSALRRIKPWMWRRNAAAAQPDPTPTL, from the coding sequence ATGAAGGGGCATGTCACCGAACAACAAACGAGGTTGAGTAAGGCTCTGAAGCGCCGCGCCGCCGAAGAAGGCTTCAATCCGGTTGGGATTGCCAGGATCCCTGGAAGTCCACGGCTGCAGCTGCGCACCGAAGCCCTGCAGCGCTGGTTGGACCATGGGCATCAAGCCGACATGGCCTGGATGGCGGCCCCCCGACGTCGAGATCCCACGCTTCTGTTGGAGGGGGTCAACAGCGTGCTCGCCGTCGGCCTCAACTACTACGTCAACACCAAGCCATCCCCAGAGTCCCTCAAGGTGGCCCGCTATGGCTGGGGTCGGGACTATCACCGAGTTGTGGATCAACGGCTCCGACGGATCGGTCGTTGGCTTTCGGAACAGCGGCCCGACTGTGGGTGGCGGGCCTGTGTGGACGCTGCACCGCTGCTGGACAAAGCCTGGGCCGAGGAAGCCGGGCTGGGCTGGATCGGTAAGCACAGCAACCTGATTCACCCCCAACGGGGCTCATGGATGGTGATCGGCCATCTCCTGATCACAGAGCCCTTGGACGCCGACCCGCCAGCGCGAAGCCTCTGTGGACGCTGCACAGCCTGCATCGATGCCTGCCCGACGGATGCGATCCGTGAACCTTTTGTGGTGGATGCAAGGCGCTGCCTGGCCTTTCACACGATCGAAAACCGTGCAGACGAATTACCAGAGAACATTCAAGCGGCTCTTGGGCCTTGGGTGGCGGGATGTGACATCTGCCAAGACGTCTGCCCTTGGAACCATCGAACCTTGCCCCACAGCAACGATCCGGAGGTGCAGCCACGCCCTTGGCTTCTGAATCTGAGCCAAGAGAACGTCCAGGAGTGGGATGACGAGGTCTGGGATCAGAACCTGCGGGGATCAGCACTGCGACGGATCAAACCTTGGATGTGGCGACGCAACGCCGCTGCGGCACAACCGGATCCCACACCTACGCTTTAG